A stretch of the Gemmatimonadaceae bacterium genome encodes the following:
- the bcp gene encoding thioredoxin-dependent thiol peroxidase has product MPTIGRVAPAFTLPTDTGETLSLRALRGQVVVLYFYPKDDTTTCTTQACSFRDAMPRFRKSGAVILGVSPDPAKRHAKFRAKYDLPFTLLADEDHAVAERYGVWKEKQLYGRTYMGVERTTFVIDATGRLRRVFEKVRVAGHVAEVEAAVAALQAR; this is encoded by the coding sequence ATGCCCACCATCGGCCGCGTCGCCCCCGCGTTCACCCTGCCCACCGACACCGGCGAGACGCTGTCGCTGCGGGCGCTGCGCGGCCAGGTGGTCGTGCTGTACTTCTACCCGAAGGACGACACCACCACCTGCACCACGCAGGCCTGCTCCTTCCGCGACGCCATGCCGCGCTTCCGGAAGTCCGGCGCCGTGATCCTCGGCGTCAGCCCCGACCCGGCGAAGCGCCACGCGAAGTTCCGCGCGAAGTACGACCTCCCCTTCACGCTCCTCGCGGATGAGGACCATGCCGTGGCTGAGCGCTACGGTGTCTGGAAGGAGAAGCAGCTGTACGGGCGCACGTACATGGGTGTGGAGCGCACCACGTTCGTGATCGATGCGACGGGCCGCCTGCGGCGCGTGTTCGAGAAGGTGAGGGTGGCGGGCCACGTCGCCGAGGTCGAGGCCGCCGTGGCGGCGCTGCAGGCCCGCTGA
- the argF gene encoding ornithine carbamoyltransferase, which translates to MSVERPHRDFLAIPDFDRYELDALLRLADRMRRGAYDRRPLRGKTLAMLFMKSSTRTRVSFEVGTFQLGGHALFLSDRDVQLGRGEPLSDTAQVLTRYVDGIMIRTFAHDDVMNLAKHAQVPVINGLTDLQHPCQVLADVLTVRQHLNDERKQVVAWIGDGNNMANSWIDAAASFGFALRLACPEGYDPDPVLLARAQKMTEVALVRDPREAANGATVITTDVWASMGQEAQHEARVRAFAGMIVDESVMAVAAKDAIFLHCLPAHRGEEVSAGVIDGPQSRVWDEAENRLHVQKAIMAVVMGGEALHTGQVRA; encoded by the coding sequence ATGTCCGTCGAGCGTCCACACCGCGACTTCCTCGCGATCCCCGATTTCGACCGCTACGAACTCGACGCACTGCTGCGCCTGGCGGACCGGATGCGCCGCGGCGCGTACGACCGCCGCCCGCTCCGCGGCAAGACGCTGGCGATGCTCTTCATGAAGTCGTCCACGCGCACCCGCGTCTCGTTCGAGGTGGGCACCTTCCAGCTCGGCGGCCACGCCCTGTTCCTCTCCGACCGCGACGTGCAGCTCGGCCGCGGCGAGCCGCTCAGCGACACGGCGCAGGTGCTGACGCGCTACGTGGACGGGATCATGATCCGCACCTTCGCGCATGACGACGTGATGAACCTCGCCAAGCATGCGCAGGTGCCGGTGATCAACGGCCTCACGGACCTGCAGCACCCCTGCCAGGTGCTGGCCGACGTGCTGACGGTGCGCCAGCACCTGAACGACGAGCGGAAGCAGGTGGTGGCGTGGATCGGCGACGGCAACAACATGGCGAACTCCTGGATCGACGCCGCGGCGTCGTTCGGGTTCGCACTGCGGCTGGCCTGTCCCGAGGGCTACGATCCCGATCCCGTGCTGCTGGCGCGGGCGCAGAAGATGACCGAGGTGGCGCTGGTGCGGGATCCGCGCGAGGCGGCGAACGGTGCCACGGTGATCACCACCGACGTCTGGGCGTCGATGGGCCAGGAGGCGCAGCACGAGGCGCGGGTCAGGGCGTTCGCGGGGATGATCGTGGACGAGTCGGTGATGGCGGTGGCGGCGAAGGACGCGATCTTCCTGCACTGCCTGCCCGCACACCGTGGCGAGGAGGTGAGTGCCGGCGTGATCGACGGCCCGCAGAGCCGCGTCTGGGACGAGGCCGAGAACCGCCTGCACGTGCAGAAGGCGATCATGGCGGTGGTGATGGGTGGCGAGGCGCTGCACACGGGGCAGGTGCGGGCGTAG